DNA sequence from the Lysinibacillus sp. OF-1 genome:
CTAACGATCGTTAAACCAGCTATGGTTGAAAGAAAGCTCATCATGATTAGTGCGATAATCGAAAATGACAAGGCCATTTTCAGTACAAACAGCTCATTAAAGCGCTTTGCTAATTTACCTGCAAATGGTGACATCACCATTCCTACTATCCCAAAGGCACGAATGTAAATGAGGTTCTGACTTTTCATACCAAAGGAATCACTCGTTAAATATGCCCCCAAAATAATGTACATACTGACAAATGACATTAATAAAACAAATGCAATGATATAACTAAATATCAAATTTCTATTGGTGAAAATACTACCAATTCTCTTCAAGGGAGCCCATATATTTTTGGTTTCATTGTGAACGATTCCCTTCGGTAAGATCCACACGACTAACAAAGCAGTCATAGCATACACTACTGCAAGCACATAAAAGATGACGTGCCAATGACTATGTTCACTTACATATCCACTAAATACCTGACCAACTATACCCGCTACAAGAAATCCCGTACTAATAAAACCAACTGTCCCAACTTTTCGATCATTTGGAAAAACCTCAAGAGTATAAGCAAGCGCTACTGGTGAAAATGTAGCTGCCGCAAGCCCTTGTAATCCTCTCATTAGAAGAATAAAAGAAAAATCATTAACTAAACCTAGAAGTAACGTTATCACACTTAATGAAAAAAGCCCAAATACGATGACATTTTTACGTCCATATTTTTCTGATATTGCACCATAGAAAAAACACCCTAGCGCAAATCCAAGTGAAAAAACACTTGATGTAAAACCTGCTTTAGACAATGAAATATGAAAATAATCACTGAATAAACTAATAAGAGGTATTGTTAAATAGAGGCTCGACATCACCACCATACCTGTCCAGGCTAAAATAGTTGTCATTAAAGTATAATTTGCGCGATTTCCTGAAATTACAATGTTCATTAAATAAATCACCCTTTTAGTTTGATTAGCTTATAGTTAGATAATCTAATTAAACAACTAAAAATTAAACTGTATCAATATAGCTACAGTTTAACGTTCCACCTTTAGTTTTCTTTGTATAGATTTTAATAATTTACTCACTAATTTCTCGAATACTTTTCGTTCATCAGGTTCCAAATCGATTAAATTAGAAGCACATGACGACCAATAAGTCGGTAAAACCTCAGCGATAAAAGTACGCCCTTCATCAGTTAAACTTACATAGATCTTCCTCCGATCTTCTTTACTATGATTCCGTACAACAAGATTTCTCTTTTCTAGCCAATCCAGCATTGATGTTGCTGATGCCCTCGTAATTCCCAATCGTTTAGCTAAAGCAGACGGAGTCGCACGTCTCTCTTCATGTAGTGTCAGCAATAGTAATAAGTCCAATTTACTTTCTGTAATTCCAAAAGGAGCTAACTCATTGTCTGTTACATCTAAAACATGATCACTTAACCATAACAACATTAATCCCAATTTTGCATCTTCTTGATTTGTCTCACTTGAAGAGGACGCCTGAATCAGTTCAATATATGGCTCTACCCCTAACACTGGTAAATCATCTTCATTCGTGTACGTTTTCTTAAGTTTTGTCATTGAATCACCTTTTAATTAGATTATCTAACTATTAACCATTCTAACTATAAAATTAATCTAATGCAAGCACTTTTATTTCCACAAATTTCTTCAAAATAAAGCCACTATTTTTTAGCGCAGACGTATTTCATTATAACGAACAATAATTATTCCCCTCTCATATGATGACAATCTTATGTACTTTAAAATAGTAATTACACCGTTTCAAAATAACATAATCACTACCTTAATAATAAAAACAAAATATCAGTTATTTACTATTCAACTACTCATAAAAATAGAACCATTTTCTAAAAAATATATTTTACTTTCATAGTAAAATATTTTTCAAACTACATTAAATTCAATATTCTTATACAAAACTACTTTCTAAACACCCTTTCAACACCTTAACTTTTTTGTGAAATAATAACATGAATAAAATGAACAATTTTAATAAAAATACGAGTTGAACTTTTACAAAAAATAGAATACGATGAATTCCGAAAGGTGGTTCACCATCATTCAAGCAATAATAATTTTTTAAAAGGGGTTGGAAATATGTCAGACGTTCTAAAGCAATTTGTTATGCCGAAAACAAACTTATTTGGACCTGGAGCAATTCAAGAAGTTGGTAAACGCTTAAACGATTTAGAAGTGAAAAAGACATTAATCGTAACAGATGAGGGATTACACAAATTAGGTCTCTCAGAACAAATTGCAAACATCATTACAGCTGCTGGAATCGATGTAGCAATTTTCCCTAAAGCAGAACCAAATCCAACAGATCAGAATATTGAAGATGGTGTAGCAGTATATCATGCTGAAAACTGCGATTCCATTGTTTCTCTTGGAGGAGGCAGCGCACACGATGCAGCAAAAGGTATCGGACTTATTGCTTCGAATGGTGGACGCATTCATGACTATGAAGGCGTTGACAAATCACAAAATCCATTGGTGCCATTAATTGCGATCAATACAACTGCTGGGACAGCAAGTGAAATGACTCGATTCACAATTATTACAGATACAGCACGTAAAGTGAAAATGGCCATTGTTGACAAACATGTAACACCGTTATTATCCATTAATGACCCCGAGCTTATGATTGGCTTACCACCGGCTCTAACTGCGGCTACTGGCGTAGATGCATTAACACATGCGATTGAATCCTTTGTTTCTACTAATGCTACGCCAATTACAGATGCATGTGCTGAAAAGGTACTTCAACTCGTTCCTGAATTTTTACCGCGTGCTTATGCGAACGGTGCTGATTTAGAAGCGCGGGAGCAAATGGTGTATGCTCAATTTTTAGCAGGAATGGCCTTTAATAATGCATCGCTTGGCTACGTGCATGCGATTGCTCATCAATTAGGTGGCTACTATAATTTACCACATGGCGTGTGCAATGCTATTTTATTGCCACATGTTTGCCGCTACAATGTAACAGCACGTACAGAACGCTTTGCTCGTATCGCTGAATTATTAGGAGAGAATGTGGAAGGATTAAGTAAACGTGATGCCGCTGAAAAGGCTATTACAGCTATTGAAAAGCTATCACAAGATTTAAATATTCCTAGCGGCTTCCGTGCATTGGGTGCAAAAGATGAGGATATCGAAATCTTAGCGAAAAATGCAATGTTGGATGTTTGTGCTGAGACCAACCCTCGTAAAGCAACACTAGAGGATATTAAACAAATCATTACTAATGCAATGGGGCCTCTTGCGAAAAAAGAGGAGTCACTCGAAGCGGTTGTCCTTTCTTAATCGAGGAATTCATATAAGCCTACCATGACAATAGATGGAGAAAACGCTTGTTTTCTCCACTTTTTTATAGGTTCAGTATACATACATTGTCTATACTAGAAACTCTCGCTATACTTTTCTTAAAAAGAATAGGAGAAAAACGATATGCGTTTAATTTCAATTTGTCCTAGCAATACAGAATTAGTCGCTTATTTAGGGCTGACAGACCAGCTCGTTGGTGTCGATGATTTTTCTGATTGGCCAGCTACGGTTAAAGATTTACCACAGCTTGGACCAGATTTATCCATTAATATGGATGCATTAGAGGCATTACAGCCTGATCTTGTCCTAGCTTCCTTAAGTGTGCCTGGGATGGAAAGAAATATTGAAGCATTGAAAGAAAGAAAGATTCCCCACATCATTTTTAATGCAAACTCACTAGAGGAGATTGCTCAGGACCTTCTGACACTTGGAAGAGCTTGTCATGTGGAAAAACATGCACAGGCCATCGCCGAACAATACATGGATTCTATCGAAAAGATGCGTTCCATTGCACAGACTATCCAAAAGAAACCTACTCTTTATTGGGAATGGTGGCCCAATCCTATTTTTACACCAGGAAAAATAAACTGGCTTACGGAAATTAGTGCTATTGCAGGTGGGGTTAATTTATTTCAAGATGTAGATCTTGCCAGTGTTCAAACGGATTGGGCAGATGTCGTTGAGCGAAAGCCCGACTACATTATGATGGCTTGGGTAGGTGTAGCATTTGAGCGTATACAGCCTGCTAATTTATTAAAACGTCCACATGCTAAAGAGCTACATGCCGTTCAAATGAAACAGCTTCACGTAATGGAAGAATGGCTGTATTGCCGCCCCTCTCCACGGCTGATCGAAGGTGCCATAAAGCTTGCGAACCTATTGCATCCTAAAGAATATAAACAGATAAAACCTCCAAGTTTCTTATAAATGAAAAAAAGCAATATCCCCCTG
Encoded proteins:
- a CDS encoding iron-containing alcohol dehydrogenase: MSDVLKQFVMPKTNLFGPGAIQEVGKRLNDLEVKKTLIVTDEGLHKLGLSEQIANIITAAGIDVAIFPKAEPNPTDQNIEDGVAVYHAENCDSIVSLGGGSAHDAAKGIGLIASNGGRIHDYEGVDKSQNPLVPLIAINTTAGTASEMTRFTIITDTARKVKMAIVDKHVTPLLSINDPELMIGLPPALTAATGVDALTHAIESFVSTNATPITDACAEKVLQLVPEFLPRAYANGADLEAREQMVYAQFLAGMAFNNASLGYVHAIAHQLGGYYNLPHGVCNAILLPHVCRYNVTARTERFARIAELLGENVEGLSKRDAAEKAITAIEKLSQDLNIPSGFRALGAKDEDIEILAKNAMLDVCAETNPRKATLEDIKQIITNAMGPLAKKEESLEAVVLS
- a CDS encoding MFS transporter; this translates as MNIVISGNRANYTLMTTILAWTGMVVMSSLYLTIPLISLFSDYFHISLSKAGFTSSVFSLGFALGCFFYGAISEKYGRKNVIVFGLFSLSVITLLLGLVNDFSFILLMRGLQGLAAATFSPVALAYTLEVFPNDRKVGTVGFISTGFLVAGIVGQVFSGYVSEHSHWHVIFYVLAVVYAMTALLVVWILPKGIVHNETKNIWAPLKRIGSIFTNRNLIFSYIIAFVLLMSFVSMYIILGAYLTSDSFGMKSQNLIYIRAFGIVGMVMSPFAGKLAKRFNELFVLKMALSFSIIALIMMSFLSTIAGLTIVSILFVSGIALAVPSLVTIVSQLGWNMGGIAISMYTVILFAGTSVAPFISVYLIQSGSFAVAFLLLAITLSIGFVSALMITIGNNKSLN
- a CDS encoding cobalamin-binding protein, whose amino-acid sequence is MRLISICPSNTELVAYLGLTDQLVGVDDFSDWPATVKDLPQLGPDLSINMDALEALQPDLVLASLSVPGMERNIEALKERKIPHIIFNANSLEEIAQDLLTLGRACHVEKHAQAIAEQYMDSIEKMRSIAQTIQKKPTLYWEWWPNPIFTPGKINWLTEISAIAGGVNLFQDVDLASVQTDWADVVERKPDYIMMAWVGVAFERIQPANLLKRPHAKELHAVQMKQLHVMEEWLYCRPSPRLIEGAIKLANLLHPKEYKQIKPPSFL
- a CDS encoding MarR family winged helix-turn-helix transcriptional regulator; its protein translation is MTKLKKTYTNEDDLPVLGVEPYIELIQASSSSETNQEDAKLGLMLLWLSDHVLDVTDNELAPFGITESKLDLLLLLTLHEERRATPSALAKRLGITRASATSMLDWLEKRNLVVRNHSKEDRRKIYVSLTDEGRTFIAEVLPTYWSSCASNLIDLEPDERKVFEKLVSKLLKSIQRKLKVER